The Frondihabitans australicus genome includes a region encoding these proteins:
- a CDS encoding heme oxygenase (biliverdin-producing) yields MGVAIPFSEALRERANEERNGIGANGRSASERFMTSLLTGPGSREDYIAMVAQNFFVYDALERAAAARADDPVASLFIEPALTRIPAIREDLRFLLGEDWREIIVPLPTTTRYVERIDTVAATTAGGFIAHHYTRYLGDLSGCAIVRTLMQRRFGFETNGVGFYLFAGIAKPKEFKSTYRAQLDRVGWSEEERGRVLDEVALAYRLTEELFADLAASCATRAA; encoded by the coding sequence ATGGGCGTGGCCATCCCGTTCTCCGAAGCCCTGCGTGAGCGCGCGAACGAGGAGCGCAACGGCATCGGCGCCAATGGCCGGAGCGCCTCCGAGAGGTTCATGACCTCTCTGTTGACCGGCCCCGGCTCGCGCGAGGACTACATCGCGATGGTCGCGCAGAACTTCTTCGTGTACGACGCCCTCGAGCGCGCCGCGGCGGCGCGCGCCGACGACCCCGTGGCCAGCCTCTTCATCGAGCCGGCGCTGACGCGCATCCCGGCGATCCGGGAGGATCTGCGGTTCCTGCTCGGCGAGGACTGGCGCGAGATCATCGTGCCGCTGCCCACGACAACCCGCTACGTCGAGCGCATCGACACGGTGGCCGCCACGACCGCGGGCGGATTCATCGCGCACCACTACACGCGCTATCTCGGCGATCTGTCGGGGTGCGCGATCGTCCGGACGCTCATGCAGCGCCGATTCGGCTTCGAGACGAACGGGGTCGGCTTCTACCTCTTCGCCGGCATCGCCAAGCCCAAGGAGTTCAAGTCGACGTACCGAGCCCAGCTGGACCGGGTCGGCTGGAGCGAGGAGGAACGAGGCCGCGTTCTCGACGAGGTGGCGCTCGCGTATCGGCTCACCGAAGAGCTCTTCGCCGACCTCGCGGCGAGCTGCGCCACCCGCGCCGCGTAG
- a CDS encoding glycyl-tRNA synthetase, translated as MTTIAELVDRHGSGLLHKRQLVRLGAADHHLTEAVRGGEVRRPRRGWYTTWPPHDRRFVAVRVGGRLTGASALAELGAWAWNHHPRITVSVPANAARLRWKRRVRVVWVRPEVVGRGSSWSVALEDALREAITEVPFEEAVAALDWALHFQILRLDDLERIVQGLPTDVRGIVGWVDPKCESFLESIVRTRARLAGYSVVIQRVLRTNERIDLVVNGVVGVEVDGKEYHENKFERDRRKDLEIVLDGEIPLRLTYSMIESDWASVERALGRAVAMHVRSSGGVGVAELPHSVPRRDAPRPGGRRRWRLPVIRRRGADATRLSHARPPRPLVRRRVLAPARHGPSHGRIATA; from the coding sequence ATGACCACCATCGCCGAACTCGTCGACCGCCACGGGAGCGGGCTGCTGCACAAGCGTCAGCTGGTGCGGCTGGGCGCGGCCGACCACCACCTGACCGAGGCCGTTCGCGGCGGCGAGGTCCGACGGCCGCGGCGAGGGTGGTACACGACCTGGCCGCCGCACGATCGGCGATTCGTCGCCGTGCGGGTCGGAGGCCGGCTGACCGGGGCATCGGCCCTGGCCGAGCTGGGCGCGTGGGCCTGGAATCATCACCCGCGGATCACGGTGTCGGTCCCGGCGAATGCCGCTCGACTCCGCTGGAAGAGGCGAGTACGAGTCGTCTGGGTCCGCCCCGAGGTCGTCGGTCGGGGCTCGTCGTGGTCGGTCGCGCTCGAGGACGCCCTGCGCGAGGCGATCACCGAGGTGCCGTTCGAGGAGGCGGTGGCGGCACTGGACTGGGCGTTGCACTTCCAGATCCTGCGTCTCGATGATCTGGAAAGGATCGTTCAGGGCCTTCCCACGGACGTCCGCGGCATCGTCGGCTGGGTCGATCCGAAGTGCGAGAGCTTCCTCGAGAGCATCGTGCGCACGCGCGCCCGGCTGGCGGGCTACTCCGTCGTGATCCAGCGAGTCCTGCGAACGAACGAGCGAATCGACCTCGTGGTCAACGGCGTGGTCGGCGTCGAGGTCGACGGCAAGGAGTACCACGAGAACAAGTTCGAGCGAGACCGCCGGAAGGACCTCGAGATCGTCCTGGACGGCGAGATCCCCCTGCGTCTCACCTACTCGATGATCGAGAGCGACTGGGCGTCGGTCGAGAGAGCTCTCGGCCGCGCGGTGGCCATGCACGTTCGGAGCAGCGGTGGAGTCGGCGTGGCGGAGCTCCCCCACAGCGTGCCGCGGCGAGACGCGCCTCGTCCGGGAGGTCGACGGCGGTGGCGCCTTCCGGTGATCCGCCGACGCGGCGCTGACGCGACACGGCTCTCACACGCGAGGCCACCTCGACCGCTCGTCCGGCGCCGCGTCCTGGCCCCCGCGCGACACGGCCCGTCGCACGGGCGCATCGCGACCGCTTAG
- a CDS encoding ketopantoate reductase family protein produces the protein MRILVVGAGAVGGYFGAHLVAAGRDVTFLVREARAERLRADGLTVARLNDDLTVTPRATTAADLVGEPPFDLVLLSVKSFALDQAIADIAPAVGPETAIVPLLNGLRHIETLQAEFGDRVLGGLCFVATMLDGDVVRQLSPLQTIMFGELDGSRTPKVDAILADLQDAGFEATASDHIRHALWEKWFILASGGAVTTLLGGDVGTIESVPNGTSTALAIVAEAAAVAAAHGFEPRPAMRERAESTLTERGSDFTTSMFRDMSQGLEVESDQILGDLVRRGLEKGVPVPLLAAASARLEVYRAGRA, from the coding sequence ATGCGCATTCTCGTGGTCGGCGCCGGCGCGGTCGGCGGCTATTTCGGTGCACACCTCGTCGCCGCGGGTCGCGACGTCACCTTCCTCGTCCGCGAGGCCCGCGCCGAACGTCTCCGGGCCGACGGCCTCACGGTGGCCCGCCTGAACGACGACCTCACGGTGACGCCCCGGGCGACGACAGCCGCCGACCTCGTCGGCGAGCCCCCATTCGACCTCGTGCTCCTCAGCGTGAAGTCGTTCGCCCTCGACCAGGCGATCGCCGACATCGCGCCCGCCGTCGGCCCCGAGACGGCGATCGTCCCGCTCCTCAACGGCCTGCGCCACATCGAGACTCTTCAGGCCGAGTTCGGCGACCGCGTCCTCGGCGGCCTCTGCTTCGTGGCGACGATGCTCGACGGCGACGTGGTCCGCCAGCTCAGCCCGCTGCAGACGATCATGTTCGGCGAGCTCGACGGCTCCCGGACGCCGAAGGTCGACGCGATCCTGGCCGACCTCCAGGACGCAGGATTCGAGGCCACGGCCTCCGACCACATCCGACACGCCCTGTGGGAGAAGTGGTTCATCCTGGCGTCCGGCGGCGCCGTCACCACCCTGCTCGGCGGCGACGTCGGCACGATCGAGAGCGTGCCGAACGGCACGTCGACCGCCCTCGCGATCGTCGCGGAGGCCGCGGCAGTGGCCGCCGCCCACGGCTTCGAGCCTCGCCCGGCCATGCGCGAGCGCGCCGAGTCGACGCTCACCGAACGGGGTTCGGACTTCACCACCTCGATGTTCCGCGACATGTCGCAGGGGCTCGAGGTGGAGTCCGACCAGATCCTGGGCGACCTGGTCCGCCGAGGGCTCGAGAAGGGCGTCCCGGTGCCGCTGCTCGCAGCAGCCTCCGCGCGCCTCGAGGTCTACCGCGCCGGTCGCGCCTGA
- a CDS encoding PaaI family thioesterase: protein MTSDDRTRSYSWPDPLSIAATAPTTSGLEFLRRLVSGDVPQAPVSATLDFALVAADLGTATVEANPAEYAYNAIGTVHGGVIATWADTAIGYAIQSHLPAGSGITTLDLQVRYLRAVRADTGTVTIVATTEHVGRRTGTARATVTDAAGKLLATATSTCLVV, encoded by the coding sequence GTGACCTCCGACGACCGAACCCGTTCGTACTCCTGGCCCGATCCGCTGTCGATCGCTGCGACGGCCCCCACCACGTCGGGGCTCGAGTTCCTGCGCCGCCTCGTCTCGGGAGACGTGCCGCAGGCGCCCGTCTCCGCGACCCTCGACTTCGCGCTCGTCGCCGCCGACCTGGGCACTGCGACCGTCGAGGCGAACCCGGCGGAGTACGCCTACAACGCCATCGGCACGGTGCACGGCGGGGTGATCGCGACCTGGGCGGACACCGCCATCGGCTATGCGATCCAGAGCCATCTGCCGGCGGGTTCGGGCATCACCACGCTCGACCTGCAGGTCCGCTACCTGCGCGCGGTGCGGGCCGACACGGGAACGGTGACGATCGTGGCGACGACCGAGCACGTGGGTCGTCGCACGGGCACGGCGCGCGCGACGGTCACGGATGCGGCCGGCAAACTGCTGGCGACGGCGACCTCGACCTGTCTGGTGGTTTAG
- a CDS encoding glycoside hydrolase family 6 protein gives MIRQRVALLLAAALVATATVGATTTASAATTSASAAGSSVLTESQIRSATPTALYRGGLYRQSQSVAAIAAARLSAQGDTAEAAAASYIAKRPVAIWLGPNFQGAKLTDYVRQNVDAAEAAGMTPVFVTYAIPDRDCGGYSSGGLSDSEYLSWNRSIATTLRGHRAVVLVEPDSLGQTTTGCASIASSRIALVRSAVETLASNGVTTYLDGGNSRWLKPAEMASLLNRAGVQYARGFFTNVSNYIGVDDERAYAGKVSALTGGAHFVIDVSRNGQGYRGSWCNAPGAGLGQDPHVTSGTGRLDALLWVKTPGSSDGTCNGGPAAGQWFASYARSLVALRR, from the coding sequence ATGATCCGCCAGCGCGTCGCCCTCCTCCTCGCCGCCGCTCTGGTCGCGACCGCGACCGTCGGCGCGACGACGACGGCGAGCGCCGCGACGACGTCGGCGAGCGCCGCTGGCTCATCGGTGCTGACCGAGTCGCAGATCCGGAGCGCGACGCCGACCGCGCTCTACCGCGGCGGCCTGTACCGGCAGTCGCAGAGCGTCGCGGCGATCGCGGCCGCCCGGCTGTCCGCGCAGGGCGACACGGCGGAGGCAGCGGCCGCGTCGTACATCGCGAAGCGCCCCGTCGCGATCTGGCTCGGCCCGAACTTCCAGGGCGCGAAACTCACCGACTACGTGCGCCAGAACGTCGACGCGGCCGAGGCGGCCGGCATGACTCCGGTCTTCGTCACCTACGCAATACCCGACCGCGACTGCGGCGGCTACTCGTCCGGCGGCCTCAGCGACTCCGAGTACCTCTCCTGGAACCGCAGCATCGCCACCACCCTCCGCGGCCATCGCGCCGTGGTGCTGGTGGAGCCCGACTCGCTCGGCCAGACGACCACGGGCTGCGCGAGCATCGCGTCGTCCCGCATCGCGCTCGTCCGGAGCGCCGTCGAGACGCTCGCGTCGAACGGCGTCACCACCTACCTCGACGGCGGCAACTCGCGGTGGCTGAAGCCCGCGGAGATGGCGTCGCTGCTGAACCGGGCGGGCGTCCAGTACGCCCGAGGCTTCTTCACGAACGTCTCCAACTACATCGGCGTCGACGACGAGCGCGCCTACGCCGGCAAGGTGTCGGCGCTGACGGGCGGGGCTCACTTCGTGATCGACGTCTCTCGGAACGGCCAGGGGTATCGCGGATCCTGGTGCAATGCCCCCGGAGCCGGCCTCGGCCAAGACCCGCACGTCACCTCCGGCACGGGCAGGCTCGACGCCCTGCTCTGGGTGAAGACGCCGGGATCGAGCGACGGCACGTGCAACGGCGGGCCGGCGGCCGGGCAGTGGTTCGCGTCGTACGCGCGATCCCTGGTGGCCCTCAGGCGGTAG
- a CDS encoding DUF4383 domain-containing protein: MIQSPNRLLGLFGGIVFLLLGFLGFFVATPLPFASTQGATVIGLFAGNGFLALIHVLIGALMLLSALGAAGVSKVVNMLVGIGLFLLGVFGVFLVHTSANIIAENSATIVLHLLFGLALAVVGLASGRLMARPATA; the protein is encoded by the coding sequence ATGATCCAGTCCCCCAACCGCCTGCTCGGCCTGTTCGGCGGCATCGTGTTCCTGCTGCTGGGATTCCTGGGCTTCTTCGTCGCGACCCCGCTCCCCTTCGCGAGCACTCAGGGCGCCACCGTGATCGGGCTGTTCGCGGGCAACGGCTTCCTCGCCCTGATCCACGTGCTGATCGGCGCGCTCATGTTGCTCTCCGCCCTCGGCGCAGCCGGCGTCTCGAAGGTCGTCAACATGCTCGTCGGCATCGGCCTGTTCCTGCTCGGCGTCTTCGGCGTGTTCCTCGTTCACACGAGCGCCAACATCATCGCCGAGAACTCGGCCACGATCGTCCTGCACCTGCTGTTCGGCCTCGCGCTCGCCGTCGTCGGACTGGCCTCGGGTCGACTCATGGCACGGCCGGCGACCGCCTAG
- a CDS encoding oxygenase MpaB family protein, whose protein sequence is MSPRIDPVAEGVILAGAGRAILLQLARPEVGYGVARHSDFARNPMGRLNGTLMYVYAVMTGSDADREFAAAFVSRMHTPVHGPGDDEAPAYDARDPGLQLWVAATLYDTALLVYRRALGNPPTSIEDELYRRYAALGTALDVPSEAWPQDREAFSAYWRSASQSLHVDPAIRAQADELWRATAAPWWVRRLMPLNRFVTAGLLPPDVRDGFGLSWSPRRQRRFDRLWTVVAAVYPRLPAVVRTAPQRYYLGRLRALRRRAPGTG, encoded by the coding sequence GTGTCGCCGCGCATCGATCCCGTCGCCGAAGGAGTGATCCTCGCCGGGGCGGGGCGCGCGATCCTGCTGCAGCTGGCTCGGCCGGAGGTCGGGTACGGGGTCGCCCGCCACAGCGACTTCGCGCGGAACCCGATGGGCCGCTTGAACGGCACGCTGATGTACGTGTACGCCGTGATGACGGGCTCGGACGCCGATCGGGAGTTCGCCGCGGCGTTCGTCTCGCGCATGCACACGCCCGTGCACGGCCCGGGCGACGACGAGGCGCCCGCGTACGACGCCCGCGACCCCGGGCTGCAACTGTGGGTGGCCGCCACGCTCTACGACACGGCCCTGCTCGTGTACCGCCGGGCGCTCGGCAACCCGCCCACAAGCATCGAGGACGAACTGTACCGGCGCTACGCCGCACTCGGCACGGCGCTCGACGTGCCAAGCGAGGCCTGGCCGCAGGATCGGGAGGCCTTCTCGGCCTACTGGCGATCGGCCTCGCAATCGCTGCACGTGGACCCCGCGATCCGCGCCCAGGCCGATGAACTCTGGCGCGCGACCGCTGCCCCGTGGTGGGTGCGGCGGCTCATGCCTCTCAACCGGTTCGTCACCGCGGGGCTGCTGCCGCCTGACGTGCGAGACGGGTTCGGGCTCTCGTGGTCTCCGCGCAGGCAGCGCCGATTCGACCGGCTGTGGACGGTCGTGGCGGCCGTGTACCCGCGGCTGCCCGCCGTGGTGCGGACAGCGCCGCAGCGGTACTACCTGGGGCGGCTGCGGGCGCTGCGGCGGCGCGCGCCGGGCACCGGCTGA